In one window of Candidatus Cloacimonadota bacterium DNA:
- a CDS encoding ECF transporter S component, producing MKYVILGKILFANAFNSYSDIRFHQSLIPSEQTAKPRLAHRFRVRFSSVLALLLTLSRESRLRGQQIDNRLACCHGLRSSQTGQWYLILGFVVLVTVATMIIPIPVPGGGFFNFGDVIIVFIGLYAGRKAGAIAGGIGSAIADLLLFPLFAPITLIVKGLEGYLCGLAHQRSTLWKIILPLAGVVVVVLGYFFGEWALPQLGKAVAIADLPVNIVQASVGFLGGRALFEAARYLDF from the coding sequence ATGAAATATGTGATTCTGGGCAAAATCCTCTTCGCCAACGCCTTCAATTCCTACTCGGACATCAGATTCCACCAAAGCCTTATCCCCTCTGAACAGACAGCCAAACCCAGATTGGCGCATAGATTCAGGGTCCGTTTCTCCTCCGTTTTGGCCCTACTCCTCACCCTCTCTCGGGAATCAAGGCTGCGGGGACAGCAGATCGACAATCGCCTGGCTTGCTGCCACGGACTGAGAAGCAGCCAGACCGGCCAGTGGTACCTGATCCTTGGTTTCGTGGTACTGGTGACGGTGGCAACAATGATCATCCCCATTCCCGTGCCGGGAGGAGGATTCTTCAATTTCGGCGATGTGATTATCGTTTTCATCGGCCTTTACGCTGGCAGAAAAGCCGGAGCAATCGCTGGCGGAATTGGCAGCGCCATTGCCGATCTGCTCCTCTTTCCGCTTTTCGCACCCATCACCTTGATCGTTAAAGGGCTGGAGGGTTATCTTTGCGGATTGGCACACCAGCGTTCTACTCTCTGGAAAATAATCCTCCCCCTAGCTGGTGTTGTCGTGGTCGTACTGGGATACTTTTTTGGGGAGTGGGCGCTTCCCCAACTGGGCAAAGCAGTGGCCATAGCGGACCTGCCGGTGAATATAGTGCAGGCTTCAGTGGGATTCTTGGGCGGTCGGGCTCTATTCGAAGCAGCCAGATATCTGGATTTCTAA
- the ribD gene encoding bifunctional diaminohydroxyphosphoribosylaminopyrimidine deaminase/5-amino-6-(5-phosphoribosylamino)uracil reductase RibD has translation MNQLSKTLNATQAEQAKWMKRAIRAAEKARGTCSPNPFVGAVIVKNGKMIAEGWTQSYGGDHAEVQALAKAGKDARGADMYVTLEPCSHQGKTPPCTQAIIAAGIKRVYLGILDPNPLVHGKGVLQLREAGIEVVPGVQAEEISRQLEYYLCRVHNRRPFVIWKAALSLDGKYAAQDGSSRWISGERSREQVHHLRLEADVVLTGIGTVLADDPLLNVRLKNAFKQPLRAVLDPLLKLPPDSRIARSMNDFPTLVFCARGKEHTMRAKILAALGAKIQPVTAIGNILSLQEVLGILHQQGHCLVLLECGSKLASAFFAARLVDKCLIFYGPKLLGGNKAMLAELNLPDISFALNLQDLSCKSSGEDLLVSAYPFYDWHGDSS, from the coding sequence ATGAACCAGCTCTCAAAAACCTTGAACGCTACCCAGGCTGAACAGGCCAAATGGATGAAACGGGCCATCAGAGCCGCTGAAAAAGCGCGCGGGACCTGTTCTCCAAACCCCTTTGTGGGAGCCGTGATCGTGAAAAACGGCAAAATGATAGCTGAAGGCTGGACTCAGAGTTACGGCGGTGACCACGCCGAGGTCCAGGCCCTTGCCAAGGCTGGGAAAGATGCCCGGGGCGCGGATATGTATGTAACGCTGGAACCCTGCTCCCATCAGGGGAAAACTCCGCCCTGCACCCAGGCCATCATCGCGGCTGGAATCAAACGAGTCTATCTGGGCATTCTGGACCCCAATCCCCTCGTGCATGGCAAAGGCGTTTTGCAACTGCGGGAAGCAGGTATAGAAGTGGTCCCGGGAGTTCAGGCGGAAGAGATTTCCCGCCAGTTGGAATACTATCTCTGCCGCGTTCACAATCGCCGTCCCTTCGTGATCTGGAAAGCTGCGCTGTCACTGGACGGTAAATACGCAGCCCAAGATGGCTCTTCACGCTGGATCAGCGGGGAGCGTTCCCGTGAACAGGTCCACCATCTGCGTCTGGAAGCTGATGTGGTGCTTACAGGGATCGGCACGGTCCTGGCAGACGATCCGCTACTCAATGTCAGGCTTAAAAATGCTTTCAAACAGCCTCTGCGTGCTGTCTTGGACCCTTTGTTGAAGCTGCCTCCGGATTCACGCATCGCCCGCAGCATGAACGACTTTCCCACTCTTGTCTTTTGCGCGCGGGGCAAAGAACACACAATGCGGGCCAAAATCCTTGCCGCCCTGGGCGCAAAGATCCAGCCGGTCACCGCCATTGGCAATATCCTCAGCCTGCAAGAGGTGCTGGGCATCCTTCATCAACAGGGTCATTGCCTGGTGCTTCTGGAATGCGGCAGCAAACTGGCTTCGGCTTTTTTCGCGGCGCGCTTGGTGGACAAATGCCTCATCTTTTACGGGCCCAAGCTGTTGGGTGGAAACAAAGCCATGCTGGCAGAACTAAACCTGCCCGATATTTCATTCGCTCTAAATCTTCAAGACCTGTCCTGCAAATCCAGCGGTGAAGACCTGTTGGTGAGCGCGTATCCTTTTTATGACTGGCATGGCGACAGTTCCTGA
- a CDS encoding tetratricopeptide repeat protein: protein MRQHIHAKPTCGFCSLPRFSLVLIILMLFAAALPAQPVREDDDFAYIVELYYSGDAYLDEVSAELEAFGNRYPDSNYSQYILYLKGNIGLKRGEYDLSSSIYEDLLQQELHPDILADIQLNYAITNYYRSDYPKCLKLLDELECSAVHPWYLYQVNVWRGRIKARQELWFSAAEEYQKALAVNAAEVRFDYFQTLLALEREDQVTAILDTLSASSSDYMQFHGAWLDQLLSEGRYTEFEEHAAALDSLHSSSTVLTLLRTRKALELGESLDTKIWLELQTEPSDLATFYRALLLKQHGYIGPADSLLKSLLHSPQGDIAVQAYLERLKGLRKTDPASATNQLEKFMEDPRFRRGDTHFLLGEFKMADGEYLGALHNFIEATNFRLDTPTAERVQILAARCYYEIGQPELSSEACNRYLNNYPDGRYRDLALFFIAKSQTLPENARLARLNYEKLLREHPDSAWATEARFDLAELHFLASEYPEAEALYQSLADSGTEHTGFKLRLAQTYFYQDKYAEASQIISSDLDPSTDFEAALLQGGISFSQKDYESALGTFTRARDLATTPSQKTEALSYQAYTLYYLKRYAEASKLFQDLSRDSLNADIYLYQAAKAAAAGRNWVRALELYDRWLDEFPESDYFLSVLADIANTNFNLGRYSESLTDWLNILKRFTNNTYVEDADRPLLAEVFTGIETCSRKLRGTEHIDTIANMIDSFKSDYIKFELEYILVKLYADAELWEDLLREASQFRASLGLPRQRQNEFDQLLLQSLIKLNRLEEADSLATMIQTEDPSRWVLVQWAELAELNGKPEIALERYQRAYAISPDADVWLRMVELSAANNWPEFDTIWESGSQFQADHPQTQLLRVEYFFHTGSLADARALADSLLDSQTNPWIRAGAEIWLDRISLEQGDYHSARRGFQKIRLLYQDFPEVHSEACYYYIISLVKLGETHEARLALTEYRHLFSDAQADEIEALLNNGR, encoded by the coding sequence ATGCGCCAACACATACACGCAAAACCAACTTGTGGATTTTGTTCCCTGCCGCGTTTCAGCCTGGTCCTGATCATCCTGATGCTCTTTGCTGCGGCTTTGCCAGCCCAGCCAGTTCGCGAGGACGACGACTTTGCCTACATCGTTGAACTCTATTACAGCGGCGATGCCTATCTGGACGAGGTTTCGGCGGAACTGGAAGCCTTTGGCAACCGCTATCCGGATTCCAATTACAGCCAGTATATACTTTACCTGAAGGGAAATATCGGCCTCAAACGCGGGGAATATGACCTCAGCAGTAGCATCTACGAAGATTTACTGCAGCAGGAACTTCATCCGGACATATTGGCTGACATTCAACTCAATTATGCCATCACAAACTACTATCGTAGCGATTACCCCAAGTGTTTGAAGCTGCTTGACGAATTGGAGTGTTCTGCGGTCCATCCCTGGTATCTTTATCAGGTGAATGTTTGGCGGGGCCGCATCAAAGCCAGACAGGAACTATGGTTTTCCGCCGCTGAAGAATATCAGAAAGCCCTGGCAGTGAACGCTGCCGAGGTCCGGTTCGATTATTTCCAGACCCTGCTTGCTTTGGAGCGCGAGGACCAGGTCACGGCAATCCTGGATACGCTTTCGGCCTCCTCATCAGACTATATGCAATTTCACGGAGCCTGGCTCGACCAGCTTCTTTCAGAAGGTCGCTACACAGAGTTTGAGGAACACGCCGCCGCTCTGGACAGCCTTCATTCCTCTTCAACGGTATTGACTCTGCTGCGAACGCGCAAAGCCTTGGAGCTGGGTGAGAGTCTGGATACCAAAATCTGGCTGGAACTGCAAACAGAACCTTCTGACTTGGCCACCTTCTACCGCGCGCTACTGTTGAAACAGCATGGGTACATAGGTCCAGCCGATTCTCTGCTCAAATCCCTGCTTCATTCCCCGCAAGGGGACATTGCCGTGCAAGCATATCTGGAACGTTTGAAAGGCCTGAGAAAGACTGACCCCGCATCCGCCACCAACCAGCTTGAGAAATTCATGGAAGACCCCCGTTTTCGGCGCGGGGACACACATTTCTTGCTGGGAGAGTTCAAAATGGCTGATGGTGAATACTTGGGCGCTCTTCACAATTTCATTGAAGCCACAAACTTCCGTCTGGACACCCCCACGGCGGAACGCGTTCAAATCCTTGCCGCCCGTTGCTACTATGAAATCGGCCAGCCGGAACTGAGCTCCGAAGCCTGCAACCGCTATTTGAACAATTACCCTGATGGTCGTTACCGCGACCTGGCTCTCTTCTTTATTGCCAAAAGCCAAACCTTGCCGGAAAATGCCCGTCTGGCCAGGCTCAACTATGAAAAACTATTGCGCGAACATCCCGATTCTGCCTGGGCCACAGAAGCCCGTTTCGATCTGGCGGAGCTTCATTTCTTGGCTTCCGAGTATCCAGAGGCTGAAGCGCTATACCAAAGCCTGGCCGACAGCGGAACGGAGCATACCGGCTTCAAACTGCGCCTGGCCCAGACCTATTTCTATCAGGACAAATACGCCGAAGCCAGCCAGATAATTTCTTCCGACTTGGACCCCTCCACCGATTTTGAAGCCGCTCTTCTGCAGGGGGGAATAAGCTTCAGCCAAAAAGATTACGAAAGTGCCCTCGGCACCTTTACCAGGGCTAGGGACCTTGCCACCACGCCTTCCCAGAAGACGGAAGCCCTTTCCTATCAAGCTTACACCCTCTACTACCTGAAACGTTACGCTGAGGCCTCCAAGCTCTTTCAGGACCTCAGCCGCGACAGCCTCAACGCCGACATCTACCTCTACCAGGCCGCGAAAGCCGCGGCCGCCGGCAGAAACTGGGTTAGGGCCCTCGAGCTTTACGACCGCTGGCTGGATGAATTTCCGGAATCTGACTATTTCCTAAGCGTCCTGGCCGACATCGCCAACACCAATTTCAACCTTGGCCGCTATTCCGAATCCCTCACAGACTGGCTGAATATCCTGAAGCGCTTCACCAACAACACCTATGTTGAAGATGCGGACAGACCTTTGCTGGCTGAGGTTTTCACGGGCATCGAAACCTGTTCCCGAAAATTGCGGGGAACTGAGCACATCGACACGATCGCCAATATGATTGACAGCTTCAAAAGCGACTACATCAAGTTCGAACTGGAATACATCCTCGTGAAGCTGTATGCTGATGCCGAACTCTGGGAAGACCTGCTCCGCGAGGCATCTCAGTTCAGGGCCAGCCTTGGTTTGCCCCGCCAGAGGCAAAACGAGTTTGACCAATTGCTGCTCCAATCGCTCATCAAACTGAATAGACTGGAAGAGGCGGACAGCCTTGCAACGATGATCCAGACGGAAGACCCCAGCCGTTGGGTCCTGGTTCAGTGGGCAGAACTGGCGGAACTCAATGGCAAGCCGGAAATCGCTCTGGAGCGTTATCAACGGGCCTATGCCATAAGCCCGGACGCCGATGTCTGGCTACGCATGGTGGAACTCTCCGCCGCCAACAACTGGCCTGAGTTTGACACCATCTGGGAATCAGGAAGCCAATTCCAGGCGGATCATCCTCAAACCCAGCTTCTGCGAGTGGAATATTTCTTTCACACCGGCAGCTTGGCTGATGCCAGAGCCTTGGCGGATTCACTGCTGGACAGCCAGACCAACCCCTGGATAAGGGCTGGCGCGGAAATCTGGCTGGACAGGATTAGCCTGGAGCAAGGCGATTATCACTCCGCCCGCCGTGGTTTTCAAAAAATCAGGCTACTCTATCAGGATTTTCCCGAAGTCCATTCCGAGGCTTGCTATTACTATATAATCAGCCTGGTCAAACTGGGCGAAACCCACGAAGCGAGGTTAGCCCTGACTGAATACCGGCACCTGTTCAGCGATGCGCAGGCAGATGAAATCGAAGCCTTGCTGAATAACGGCAGGTAG
- a CDS encoding M42 family metallopeptidase — protein sequence MPNAKNLTFLKDLVSAPSPSGFEGPAQKVVRDYLKPVADKITIDRNGNLIALKKGSGKLKVMVVGHADEIGLIVNHIDEQGYIYVKSLGGFDVNLLPGLRLDIHHQGKVVRGIIGKKPIHMMRGSDESPKLKMEDLWIDIGVSSKEEALKKVAIGDVITYHSEFEQLSDDLIVSKATDNKVGVYVAAVVMQELAKKQITASYYAVSSVGEETTMRGARTSAWQIEPDIALVVDVTFTSDIPGTDKRVIGDISLGKGPTLSIGAALHPAVHKRLLEIAKKHKLPIQMEIAPGRTGTDADAIHDLKSGAATAVIGIPNRYMHSPNEVISLKDLDTTVKLITEFVLSLDDKFKLER from the coding sequence ATGCCAAACGCCAAGAACCTGACATTCCTGAAAGACCTGGTTTCCGCGCCCAGCCCCTCCGGCTTTGAAGGCCCTGCCCAAAAAGTGGTGCGTGATTATCTGAAACCCGTGGCAGACAAGATCACGATCGACCGCAACGGCAACCTCATCGCCCTCAAAAAGGGCAGCGGCAAGCTGAAAGTGATGGTGGTGGGTCATGCCGACGAAATCGGGCTGATCGTGAACCACATTGACGAACAGGGCTATATCTACGTGAAATCCCTCGGCGGTTTTGATGTCAATTTGCTGCCCGGATTACGTTTGGACATCCATCATCAGGGAAAGGTGGTGCGTGGGATAATCGGCAAAAAGCCCATCCACATGATGCGCGGAAGCGACGAAAGCCCCAAGCTGAAAATGGAAGACCTCTGGATCGACATCGGCGTTTCGAGCAAAGAAGAAGCCTTGAAGAAAGTAGCCATCGGAGACGTTATCACCTACCACAGCGAATTTGAGCAGCTGTCCGACGACCTGATCGTCTCCAAAGCCACTGACAACAAGGTGGGGGTGTATGTTGCAGCCGTAGTGATGCAGGAATTGGCAAAGAAGCAGATTACAGCCTCTTATTACGCTGTTTCCAGCGTGGGAGAGGAAACCACCATGCGCGGCGCCCGCACCAGCGCCTGGCAAATCGAGCCTGACATCGCCCTGGTGGTTGATGTTACTTTCACTTCCGACATTCCCGGCACGGACAAGCGCGTGATAGGAGACATTTCCCTGGGCAAAGGCCCCACTCTCAGCATCGGCGCGGCTTTGCATCCTGCTGTGCACAAACGTCTGCTTGAAATAGCCAAAAAGCACAAGCTCCCCATTCAGATGGAGATAGCCCCAGGCCGCACAGGAACCGACGCTGACGCCATCCACGACCTCAAAAGCGGTGCCGCGACTGCCGTTATCGGAATTCCCAACCGCTACATGCATTCACCCAACGAAGTGATTTCGCTGAAGGACCTGGATACCACCGTTAAACTTATCACCGAGTTCGTGCTCTCCCTGGACGACAAATTCAAGCTGGAACGCTAA
- a CDS encoding cupin domain-containing protein, whose translation MKIVHFDKVALEPVNAEGAEGTKIRWLIGQKDGAPNFALRLFEVEPQGHTPYHVHDWEHEVYVLSGTGVLQTENGELTFKANDAIYVDPGMPHAFKNTGTDLMKFLCIIPHEQPVLKKTLNPFADETANNC comes from the coding sequence ATGAAAATAGTACATTTTGACAAAGTCGCCCTTGAACCCGTCAACGCTGAAGGGGCTGAGGGGACCAAGATCCGCTGGCTGATCGGGCAGAAAGACGGCGCTCCGAATTTCGCCCTGAGGTTGTTTGAAGTGGAGCCTCAAGGCCACACGCCTTACCATGTGCACGATTGGGAGCACGAAGTTTACGTGCTTTCCGGCACCGGGGTGCTGCAAACCGAAAACGGCGAACTGACTTTCAAGGCGAACGACGCCATCTATGTTGATCCCGGTATGCCCCACGCTTTCAAGAATACCGGCACGGACCTGATGAAATTCCTCTGCATCATTCCCCACGAGCAGCCGGTGCTGAAAAAAACACTCAACCCCTTCGCGGACGAAACCGCCAACAACTGTTAG
- the recO gene encoding DNA repair protein RecO yields the protein MKTKLKDRAFLIKSIPYSDSSLILKAFGHEHGQLSLLAKGIRSKPQASLLNPLCLYEFSFYEPRESGLCLLAELSLVKEFDFTDRIEVWTAAECALELYSQLIIPAEESVAYFELLRNYLVYLDSLQTNAVLIWWRFLLRVFRMLGIPCDTQTCSSCGGKALKAWDKGSGKLFCDECWNALPDLQNRELLSPVSAMVLSLMPVIGEHLSTLKLDRNSVSSLNELFARYYQAHFHKALRLRGLDVLEQFYT from the coding sequence GTGAAAACCAAGCTCAAGGACCGCGCTTTTCTGATAAAAAGCATTCCCTACAGCGACAGCAGCCTGATCCTGAAAGCTTTTGGACACGAACACGGACAACTTTCACTCTTGGCCAAAGGCATCCGCTCCAAACCCCAAGCCAGCCTCCTCAACCCGCTCTGCCTCTATGAATTCAGCTTTTATGAGCCGCGCGAATCCGGTCTTTGCCTGCTTGCTGAACTTTCACTTGTGAAAGAGTTTGACTTCACGGACCGGATCGAGGTCTGGACAGCCGCTGAGTGCGCTTTGGAGCTATATTCACAGCTTATTATCCCCGCTGAGGAAAGCGTCGCGTATTTTGAGCTGCTGCGGAACTACCTTGTGTATTTGGATTCACTGCAAACGAACGCCGTGCTTATCTGGTGGCGTTTTCTGCTTCGGGTTTTCAGGATGCTGGGTATTCCCTGTGATACACAAACCTGCTCCTCCTGCGGCGGCAAGGCCCTCAAAGCCTGGGATAAAGGCAGCGGCAAACTGTTCTGCGACGAATGCTGGAACGCCTTGCCCGACCTTCAAAACCGCGAGCTGCTCAGCCCCGTCTCAGCTATGGTTCTGAGCCTGATGCCGGTGATCGGGGAACACCTGTCCACCCTGAAACTGGACCGGAACAGCGTGTCCAGCCTCAACGAACTCTTTGCCCGTTATTACCAGGCCCATTTCCACAAAGCCCTCAGGCTGCGCGGGCTGGACGTTCTTGAACAATTCTACACCTGA
- a CDS encoding NAD+ synthase, with the protein MRKLDLQQERARITGFIREYLKTAGFARVIFGLSGGVDSAVCAALAVEALGKKNVIAAIMPYRTSQPESLADAGLLAGILGIEHHVIDITPMANAYFTTYEPEADKLRIGNWLARTRMCVLFDLSVKHRALVMGTSNRTELMVGYVTQFGDAACAFEPIGHLYKTEVWELAKLLDIPDKIINKTPTADFWAGQTDEADLGLTYPVLDEILYALTELDVNVDASENLEHPTELYRKVERMITASAFKRRLPPVLEN; encoded by the coding sequence ATGCGTAAACTGGACCTGCAACAGGAACGGGCCCGGATTACAGGATTTATCCGCGAATATCTGAAAACTGCTGGTTTTGCCAGGGTGATCTTCGGACTGTCCGGCGGCGTCGATTCCGCCGTGTGCGCGGCCCTGGCAGTTGAAGCCCTGGGCAAGAAAAACGTGATCGCGGCGATTATGCCTTACAGGACCAGCCAGCCGGAATCCCTGGCCGACGCCGGCCTTCTGGCCGGGATATTGGGAATAGAGCACCACGTAATAGATATCACGCCCATGGCCAACGCCTATTTTACCACTTACGAACCTGAAGCCGACAAACTCCGCATAGGCAACTGGCTGGCCCGCACCCGGATGTGCGTGCTTTTTGACCTCAGCGTCAAACACCGCGCCCTGGTTATGGGAACCAGCAACCGAACGGAGCTGATGGTTGGCTATGTCACCCAATTCGGCGATGCCGCCTGTGCTTTCGAGCCGATCGGCCACCTCTACAAGACTGAGGTCTGGGAACTTGCCAAGCTTCTGGATATTCCGGACAAGATAATCAATAAAACACCAACAGCGGACTTCTGGGCCGGACAAACCGACGAAGCCGATCTGGGACTTACCTATCCGGTTCTGGACGAGATTCTTTACGCCCTCACTGAACTTGACGTGAACGTGGATGCTTCGGAAAACTTGGAACATCCTACCGAGTTGTATCGGAAAGTGGAAAGAATGATCACGGCTTCAGCCTTCAAACGCAGGCTGCCGCCTGTTTTGGAGAACTGA
- the rsmA gene encoding ribosomal RNA small subunit methyltransferase A has protein sequence MRAIKALGQNFLNQPEIARKIVELAGIQPGETVWEIGPGHGILTRALLAAGARLRAFELDRRLEATLRDEFGDSLELVMGDVLKQDWDKALAECCQPLKLVANIPYNITSPLLARLENHHQAFTSATLMVQKEVAERVCTSPGCKAYGVMTLRLRRIFDAEILLDVPRKYFSPAPNVDSAVLSLKPRAVPAVIPDLAKYLKLIELAFAHRRKTLRNNLASLLDKDSLNRLQQQSGIDLTRRGETLSEAEFIALSSLL, from the coding sequence ATGCGCGCCATCAAAGCCCTCGGGCAGAATTTTCTGAATCAGCCGGAAATCGCGCGAAAAATCGTGGAGCTTGCCGGTATCCAGCCTGGAGAAACGGTTTGGGAGATAGGGCCCGGCCATGGCATTCTCACCAGAGCCTTGTTGGCAGCCGGGGCAAGGCTGCGCGCATTTGAGCTGGACAGGAGGTTGGAAGCGACTTTGCGTGATGAGTTCGGCGACTCCCTCGAACTGGTGATGGGTGACGTGCTGAAGCAGGATTGGGATAAAGCCCTGGCGGAATGCTGCCAACCGCTGAAACTGGTTGCCAACATTCCCTACAACATCACCTCTCCTCTTTTGGCTAGGCTGGAAAATCACCACCAGGCATTCACTTCAGCCACTTTGATGGTGCAAAAGGAAGTGGCGGAGCGGGTTTGCACGAGTCCGGGCTGCAAGGCTTACGGAGTGATGACCCTGCGTCTGCGGAGGATTTTCGACGCAGAGATTTTGCTTGATGTTCCACGAAAGTATTTCAGCCCTGCCCCCAATGTCGATTCAGCAGTGCTTTCCCTCAAACCCAGAGCTGTTCCAGCCGTTATCCCCGACCTGGCCAAATATCTCAAGCTGATCGAACTGGCCTTCGCCCACAGGCGCAAAACCTTGCGGAATAATCTTGCCAGCCTGCTGGATAAAGATAGCCTCAACCGGCTTCAGCAGCAAAGCGGCATCGATCTCACCCGCCGCGGAGAAACCCTGAGTGAAGCGGAGTTTATTGCTCTCAGTTCTTTGCTTTAG
- a CDS encoding DUF814 domain-containing protein, with product MNYSILSAWSKEFSPRGRKVESVNLAHSTLRLRFSDKTDLIFLAGADAFAFHSADFRAPDGEQRIWDQLTYAVLTQIEMDPADRIIRFRFSQTDIYQQNTEYLLIAEFTPPKPNLILARQNGEAIIVDALHKYSYADNPQRQILPKLPYQQAKTTFQPVVEDVSLPLELVSVKTGANLLCPSVNDWLDNYYHHVFLAREDARRRQLLHSRWERELKKAHAKLAKQQAEASLANKAEYWMICAETIKTNLANISRGKASLVAVNYFDPELGKIEIPLQTNLSAHQNLQSYLKRYNKAKRGKELIAKNIAATRQEIERLSGILVRVEAGEDIEAPSAKNMITLGRRLDMEDRLLRLRLSDEFEIVIGRKASENDFITTQLGRPHDWWFHTRIYRGSHILLRCFRKTTPPDELISLCCSLAAWYSKARFSQNVPVDYTQIRYVRKPRKSPPGFVVYTEHRTVFADPRDLRSVREELKQ from the coding sequence ATGAATTATTCGATCTTATCAGCTTGGTCCAAAGAATTCAGCCCAAGAGGCCGCAAGGTGGAAAGCGTCAATTTAGCCCATTCCACTCTGAGGCTTAGGTTCAGCGATAAAACAGACCTTATCTTTCTGGCCGGAGCGGACGCCTTTGCCTTTCACAGCGCTGATTTCAGAGCCCCAGACGGCGAACAGAGGATTTGGGACCAGCTCACCTATGCTGTCCTCACTCAGATCGAGATGGATCCAGCCGACAGGATCATCCGCTTCCGCTTTTCCCAAACCGATATCTACCAGCAAAATACGGAATATTTACTCATCGCGGAATTCACCCCACCGAAGCCGAACCTCATCCTGGCCCGGCAGAACGGAGAAGCCATTATCGTTGATGCCCTACATAAATATAGCTACGCTGACAACCCCCAGCGCCAGATTCTCCCCAAACTGCCATATCAACAAGCCAAGACCACATTCCAGCCTGTTGTTGAGGATGTTTCGCTGCCGCTGGAACTGGTGTCCGTCAAAACCGGGGCCAACCTTCTCTGCCCCAGTGTGAACGATTGGCTGGATAACTACTACCACCATGTATTCCTGGCCCGCGAAGATGCCCGGCGGCGCCAGCTTCTCCACTCCCGTTGGGAACGAGAATTAAAGAAAGCCCATGCCAAGCTTGCCAAGCAACAGGCTGAGGCCAGTTTGGCCAACAAAGCCGAGTATTGGATGATTTGCGCCGAGACCATCAAAACCAATCTGGCTAATATCTCCAGGGGCAAGGCCTCCCTCGTGGCCGTTAACTATTTCGATCCGGAGCTTGGTAAAATCGAGATTCCGCTTCAGACGAATCTTTCCGCCCACCAGAACCTCCAGAGTTATCTGAAAAGATACAACAAGGCCAAACGGGGCAAAGAACTCATCGCCAAAAACATAGCCGCCACTAGGCAGGAAATAGAAAGGCTGTCCGGTATCCTCGTCCGCGTGGAGGCTGGCGAGGATATCGAAGCTCCCTCCGCCAAAAACATGATCACCCTGGGACGCAGGCTGGATATGGAGGACAGGCTTTTGCGCCTGCGTCTTTCGGATGAATTTGAAATCGTGATCGGGCGCAAAGCCAGTGAAAACGACTTTATCACCACGCAACTTGGCAGACCTCACGACTGGTGGTTTCACACGAGGATTTACCGCGGTTCCCACATCCTGCTTCGCTGTTTCCGCAAAACCACTCCCCCGGATGAGCTTATCAGCCTTTGCTGTTCACTCGCGGCCTGGTATTCCAAAGCCCGATTTTCGCAAAACGTTCCCGTAGATTACACCCAAATCCGCTATGTACGCAAGCCCCGTAAAAGTCCACCAGGATTCGTCGTTTATACAGAGCACAGGACGGTTTTTGCCGATCCCCGCGACCTTCGTTCCGTGCGTGAGGAACTGAAGCAGTGA
- a CDS encoding nucleoside deaminase, translated as MSAEHSAWMKLALGEANLARSEDEIPVGAVLVKGGELIAAEHNRTRQLKDPLAHAEKLLIDKILASKIKYLQDYTLYVTLEPCLMCAGMMIWSRLGTLVYGASDPKAGAVGSIYNVLADKSFNHHPRVLRGVLEADCAALLRVFFQSRRQ; from the coding sequence ATGAGTGCAGAACACTCAGCTTGGATGAAGCTTGCCCTTGGGGAAGCAAACCTGGCCCGCTCTGAAGATGAGATCCCGGTTGGGGCGGTATTGGTGAAAGGCGGTGAGCTGATCGCTGCTGAACACAACCGCACCCGCCAATTGAAAGACCCCCTTGCCCACGCCGAGAAATTGCTCATTGACAAAATCCTCGCATCCAAAATCAAGTACCTGCAGGATTACACCCTGTATGTAACCTTGGAACCCTGTTTGATGTGTGCCGGAATGATGATCTGGAGCCGGCTGGGCACTTTGGTGTATGGCGCTTCAGACCCGAAGGCCGGAGCTGTGGGTTCCATCTACAACGTGCTGGCGGACAAAAGCTTTAACCATCATCCCCGCGTCCTCCGGGGAGTGTTGGAAGCTGATTGCGCGGCCTTGCTCAGGGTTTTTTTCCAAAGCCGAAGACAATGA